The DNA window GGAGCTTCTCAAATCTGCCGGCATTCCACTAAGCCGTCAGGGTGCCGTGCTATCTTACTCTACTGATGGTGTTGTCCAGTTCTTTGAAGAGAGCATCAAAGATTGGCTTTTTGATGCATTTCTGGAGTGCAAAATAGCCGTTGGCCGTGGTGATCCTCGTCTTCAAGGAGTGGCTTATGTGAAGTATGCAGGTGATCCGATTGTTGCGCAGGTAATTTATGATCAATGAGTGAGAGTAAATTTACCGTCTGCGTCTCTCTGTAGGGTAATGTCTGGTTATTACCTCCTTCTCTCCTCTTGGCATGGCGCGAGTTTGAGGTTGATATTTATGGGACAGTTGTTCTTCAACCCCAGCatagaaagaagaaaggcgaagtTGGAGTTGCATGTTCGCACTTGGCACACTTCTCGCTAACGAATGCAGAAGTAGCGAAAGCCATGGTTTGTTGGCTAAAGGGAATGCTTGAGAAACTTGAACAAAAACGCCTGGAACCGGCTCGTCAGAAGTTTCCTCTCATTGCTGAatacgaagacgacgacggacgaaaGTTTCCGCTTACCTTCACGGAGCACATTCGTGACAACGTCTTCAGcgctactgcaactactggTTCTGTAGAAGAAGGCCGTATTGTCAAATTCGTTGGTCGCTACGGAAAGGAAGTGCATAAGCTTTGCGCTGATAATAACTTTGCTCCTGCTCTCTACTCCTGTCAGTTTCTTCCTGAACATTCGGTTTGGATGCTAGTCATGGCCAAGGACGACGGCTTCCGTACCCTCAAAAGTGCCCTTGATGATCAAACAGTGCACAAGCCGGCTGCagtaaaagaaaatctaaagaaTGCCCTCGAGTGCATTCACAGCAACGCATATGTTCATGGTGACTTTCGATCTCCCAACATACTAGTTAACAACGATGGCGAGGTGAAGATCATTGACTTTGATTGGTCAGGAAAAGAAGCCTCAGTTTACTATCCTGTACCTCTCAACGACGGAATCGATTGGCCAAAAGGAGCAGCGTTTGATCAGCGCATACGTAAGGAGCACGATTGCTTCTTCCTGGAGAAGCACTTGTCTCAGCTATGAATGTCAATTGCTCTGCTATTATACTGTCTACTTATCATTTTAGACTTGTGTTGTAGCGCTCGTGAGCGTACTCTACTCTATTGTCTCAAACATTTTCGCGTCTAAACCGTAGAAATACAGTACTACTAAGCAAGTAGACTTATAGGTCCTTTGCTGTCGACTACTCACCCTGCCAAATCATGAGACAAAAATTGCCCTGATAAGGATGGAGTTTCTGAGTgcagaaaattattttagcCGAAGAACAGTTTGTGCCTAAAAATTGTGGATTTCTTTCAAGCGAATACAAAAAGgcaatatttaattagaatctataattaatttatttgccttcaaataaattttaaatacAGTCAGCTTCCTTCTCCCAGGAAGGCGGCAGAAAAGATACAAACTTCCCCCTCTGGCTCCTGCAAACATGTCACAAAGTCTCACCAAAATGTCAAAGGAATCATATCACGTGGACATCTATGGACCATAAGTATAGGAATCCATTTCTAAATCTAGCTTTAGTAGTGGCTGGTGTCACGTGAGgcgtgtgacgtcacctgcATAAGCTCCattcaagatggcggagcAACCAAGTGGTCCCGATCCGAACAATGAAGGCCGGAAGCCCAAGCAAGGACGATACGAGGCGAGAAACGAATGACTCTATATTGTTGACAAGGAACAAATGCGTATCTATTTAGAACTCCCTTATGCCCGGCATTATGACTGGAGTAGGACGGTGCGCAGGCTCGTCGATGGCCATTCTCGTCCTGGGTCTGGCTGTATTTGTCTATTCCACATTTGATTTCCCGCCGCGGCCGCAGAGCTGGCGTCTAGCTTCGTCTATTGCAAACGGAGGAATTTATCCCGACTTGCCgttaaaagaaagaaagcccGTCATTAATTGTGCTGCAGAAGCTCAGAAATTTCTGTTTcatgtcgtcgaagaaggagTATACACTGTTTTGGTAGGACCTCACGGTTGCGGAAAAACAAGCCTGCTCTTGGAAATTGTTCGAAATCAATCAGGTATTGTCTACGTAGAATACGAACCAGGCCGTCTGTTTGACAACCTGCGGCGTGCCTTTGATCTCCGTCTTCCATCTGAAATGCTGCCAATAGGCTTTTCGTATATTCCTCTTCTCCGTCACCATTTGTCATACATCAACTGGGAACTTGGAAATGACGTAGATGACGCTTCACGTTTACTGATGGATGTAATTCTACCACAAGCGTCTTCTTACGATGCAAAAGCAGGACGACCTTTTGTTCTCATTATAGACGATATTAACAAAATGCTAAATCGGGTTGAAAAGGGGGAAAACGCGCTCCACAAACTGCAGGCAGCCCTAAAGAAAATAGCAGACAAACTTTATATGCACGTGGTGCTGGTAGACTCTGCAGGTGAGGTGGTTTCACACTTAAGACAGAAAAGTGCAGCGTCAAGAATGCAAGTTATAGAAGTTGGGGATGTTGACAGGGAGAATTCTATCTACTTGCTGTCATATCGAATCTCGAAGACGAATACGAGCCTATCTGCGTCTGACGTATATGAGGTCATCACTGGAGGGCGACTCACTGTTGTTGATATGGACAGCAGTTAAGTGCATCGAAAGAGAACATGTGTCAACGATTCAAGCGGTCATGGATTGCGTTTCTGAGGAAATACCTGTCCGGCCAAACCTTAAAATATGCGGACTTGCCTACTACAACGAATCTTCTCTTAGTTGGATGGTAGTGAGGGACTTACTCGAAGGAGACGAGCTTATCGACACTTTGGATACAAAGTACACCATGTCAAGTAGCTCATTTGAGTTTGACTTGATTTTCCGTTGTCTCGTTCAAAATGATATCATATATCAGCACCGTAATCACAGTGTCACACTATACAGTAATTTGGTCAGAACCATCTTACGGAAAAGAATTTCTGATTCCAAATTGCACCTTGGAATAGTAGAAGAGATCAACCAAGATAAAGTGGAGCACAAAGTAGGGTCAGAAGAGGCCAAAGAATCCAAAGAAACAGAGGAAGTCAAGCTGGAGAATGAAAAGTCTGAATTGTGATAGGTGGTAGCCTATCCTATGCAGCACATGATGTTTGTGTGTCTCTCTTGTGTCTGTGTCTCTCTTGTATCTGTGCTGCATGACAGACTATTTTAGGCTATTTAATTAGGGTTTCATAATTTTCAGCACAATCAGGGATGAAAGAAATATTGTGCAGGGATGGGTGGCTCGCGACATTTTGAATCACACACACACTGATAGGGCACCGTGTCTTCCATTAGCCGCGTGATCGAGTTGCCCATGAAGAATACGCGCGCTTGGGACGACATCGCGTTGTTCTGCATCACTCGCGCTTGATTCTCTATACGTACGTGCTCGTCATTTGCTTGCAATCATCTCTGGGAGAAGATGAAACGGCAGAAGGACTTGGAATCGAAAGACCCGTCGAAAGTCGTCGGCGCCATTCGTCAGGCGTTTCGCGAGACGCAGAACGGAATAGGGAAGGCAGTCGGTacagaaagaaagcgattgaTCGATCGAAATAGTGAAGAAACGCTTCTTCTCTTGGCCGAGCACGCATCCGGGCGTGTTGAGCACGGCCGGAATGAATGGCGTTATATCCCGAGATGGAATCACTTCCGGTTCGCTTATTCCTAAGCCGTTTTCATTCGTTTTTTACTGCAAACGGTTTGTTTGACTCTCAATCGACTGCTATTGTCTTATTACATCATAGCACGGCAAAAACATAGGAAAAAGTGCAGCCGCGTTGATTGCGGTTTGCCTTTGTTTCAACCGTGCCATTGTGTAATAGTTGCAGTCGATTCAGTGGATTGATTTTGTGTCACGCACCTGCGGTTAGCTTTATCTCTTAGCTCCACATCATCGAAGTGGCGAAGTGAACGACGGCGGGCAATCAGCTgctgtttcgtcgacgtcatcgctatATATAGCTACACTTGTGACGAAAGAGGTCCCGTGACGCCGGTCCACGATCGCGTTTCGGTAGACTGTAGCTTCTTTTCGGACTCTCCGTACGCTGTACAACGCTCGCGAACGATCTTGCGTAAGCTTTCCGTTCGAATTTCACGATTGGGGGGGCCCCCAtgcatttttctcttccttcttctttcgccaGTCGACTTGAAAATGATCCGTCAGTTGGTGCGACATATGAGGCAGTGGAGAAGTGTCGCGGGGGCCCGACGTTGGCTCTCTTGTGGTGCAGCTCGCCCCGATTCGCCGCCAAAAGCGTCTTTTTGTTCGCGGACGTATCCGTGAGTTGATCTACTTACTCTTTCTTTCCGACATTTCCTCCCCTTTAGGATGTCGTTTCGAGGAAAAGCTCGCTCGCCTATGTCATTGCCTCTCTCCTCCATTGCCTTCCATTTCACTCCATTTCACTCCAGGTGAGAACCATGGAAATCAATATATTAATGTTATTTATATTATTAGAAATGCAATCGACTCGGCAGCagaagaaatatttctcCTCTGTTTCCAATGGCGACGATGAAAGAACAATATTCGATGGGTGCCGGTTTCCTAACGAAGGATGCATCTACGTTGATAAAACGCCTTTGATCAAACGTCTCGTCAAAATTACCAAGCCTGGCTGTGGAGTCTTTGTGAATCGACCTCGTCGCTTTGGAAAGAGTCTTCTTGTGAACACCTTGGAGGAATATTTCAAAGGAAACAAGGAAGCGTTTAAAGGAACGGCAATTTACAATGATCCGGAAGTGAAGTGGGAGAAATGGCCCGTTATCACGTTAGATATGAGTCAACTTGAAGGGTCGACAATTGAGGAGGTCAAGTTATGTTTAGGCGAATTGGTGAGAATCCTTTGAATGATGCAATGAATGCTAATAGATAAcggtttttctttatttagtTGCTTGACATTGCTAAACATAAGGGGGTTGAGATTTCTACTCCCGGATATCCGCCCAATCCTAGTTCAATGATGCGCAGATTATTTGAGGAAACTTATGCTAAGGAAGGAAAGGAGCTTGTCGTTCTCGTTGATGAGTATGATTCACCAATTGTCGCCAATTGGGCCAAAGATGACGTGGAGTTGGCAACAGCGTGCCAAAAATTACTGTCAGGCTTCTACAGACAGTTGAAAGCGTCCCATCGTATCATCCGGTTCCGCTTTATGACCGGAATCTCGTATTTGGCAAAAATGAGTATTCATTCTGGCTTGAATGACCTAGAAGATATTGACGAGCACCATGATCTTGGCGCAATTCTTGGATTCACTCGAGAAGAAGTGACATCGACGTATTCTCCTGAAATTAATGTTATTGCCAAAGAGCTAAATATGAAAGAGGGGGAATTGATGGATGAAATTACGCGATATTACGATGGATACAATTGGGGTGATGATAATCTTCCTGCCACTCAAGTCTATCATCCACATTCAGTCAACAAGTTTTTGACTCGGAAAAAATTTGGCTATTACTCGACGGGTTGGCCTACGCTACTGCGTCGTGTTGTCGATTCTGTTGATTTCGTTCGTTTCTATGAATTACTGAGCGGAGAAGTGCCGAGGAGATCAAGGACGCGTGACAGTCTTTTATCTTTGCAGAACCCCACTGATAGCCAAATGCGGCTTCTACTGTGGGAGTTTGGTATTCTTCGGCGTCGGCTTACTTCCGAGAACGAATCAGGAGTTGCTTTCACAAATGAAAGTGTGCGGCAGCACTTTACTGAAGATGTTCTCTTCGATTTGTATGGAGATAACGCTACTGCCACTAAAATGAGAGAAATGCGGATCGCCCTGGTAAAGGGAGATATTCCTACATTTGCAGAGACGTTTGCCACTGTGGTGGAGGGCATTCCTCCTCATGTTACGAAatcaaaagacaaagaggGTGAAGCAATGCGAGAAAAGGAAGGATTCTATCAGGCAATATACTTTGGTGTTATAAATGTTGTTGGGCCAAATTCGTCTTATATCGGATCTGAAGAGGTCCTTGAAAAAGGAGTTAGAGCGGACTTGGTCTTCATTTCACCACACTGCGCAATGATATTTGAATTCAAAAAGAATCCTAAGAGAGTCGACGAAGGTCTTAAGCAAATAAAGAAGCAAGAATACATTGAAAAGTACGGAAAGTAtttggaaaaggaaatgaatGAGGCGAAGAATAgcgagcaaagaaagaagtggGAAAAGAGATGGGAGACATGGAAATCCGTTCCCAAATGGGGAATTGGaatcaacgtcatcgtcgacaaGGTGCAAAAAACGGTAACCAAGACAACCTCAATAGCCGAGCAATTCCCCTTCTCATCTGATCTCTAGTTTGTGaactgtcgtcgttgttctGTGTTAGATGTCAGTAGATTAGCCAGGTCTTGATTTTggtcaataaaaatttgtgCCACGTGTTTCATGTTTGAAACATACTCTTGCGCTCAGCTCTAGCGCTCCCACATTTCCCACATATATGACTGTTCTAAGTTCCCGGATTAGACGACCACCGCCCCCATTTTCCAAATCTTGGAGAATGGTGGTAGTCTAATCCGGGCATTTATAGCCGTTTACCCTATTAAATCCGGGACATTGCTCCTTGTGACAGAGGACGGCAGATTATGAGATAGCGTACATTTAGGAACAGTCTATCATTTTTTCTGGCTAGAAGAACTTACCTTCTACCGACCGggatttttagaaaaatttgaaagcTGGTTAGCTTACAAAAATGAAAGCACAATTGCGTTCATTCCATCTAGCTTCGAACAACAGACAA is part of the Oscarella lobularis chromosome 6, ooOscLobu1.1, whole genome shotgun sequence genome and encodes:
- the LOC136188332 gene encoding uncharacterized protein, with product MEKMEELLKEIERLKKENEKVERLEKENKKVERLEKENEKLKKRMDVVELEKAVAEVTEQLRDVDLSQTSASVLTVSEATDMARVIHHYESNLAQFNELKRKLAAEVLTEIEQQTLRELTDTLNSGKKKYYKMLSKSKCPSTIATDQFARARFAGTEMRIPASLFCDVFKTYTPPEISAREEVDDSFSRKFQRLLFYSICQKDKVKELKEEAKLNRSIAELLKSAGIPLSRQGAVLSYSTDGVVQFFEESIKDWLFDAFLECKIAVGRGDPRLQGVAYVKYAGDPIVAQGNVWLLPPSLLLAWREFEVDIYGTVVLQPQHRKKKGEVGVACSHLAHFSLTNAEVAKAMVCWLKGMLEKLEQKRLEPARQKFPLIAEYEDDDGRKFPLTFTEHIRDNVFSATATTGSVEEGRIVKFVGRYGKEVHKLCADNNFAPALYSCQFLPEHSVWMLVMAKDDGFRTLKSALDDQTVHKPAAVKENLKNALECIHSNAYVHGDFRSPNILVNNDGEVKIIDFDWSGKEASVYYPVPLNDGIDWPKGAAFDQRIRKEHDCFFLEKHLSQL
- the LOC136188337 gene encoding uncharacterized protein, encoding MAEQPSGPDPNNEGRKPKQGRYENSLMPGIMTGVGRCAGSSMAILVLGLAVFVYSTFDFPPRPQSWRLASSIANGGIYPDLPLKERKPVINCAAEAQKFLFHVVEEGVYTVLVGPHGCGKTSLLLEIVRNQSGIVYVEYEPGRLFDNLRRAFDLRLPSEMLPIGFSYIPLLRHHLSYINWELGNDVDDASRLLMDVILPQASSYDAKAGRPFVLIIDDINKMLNRVEKGENALHKLQAALKKIADKLYMHVVLVDSAGEVVSHLRQKSAASRMQVIEVGDVDRENSIYLLSYRISKTNTSLSASDVYEVITGGRLTVVDMDSS
- the LOC136188336 gene encoding uncharacterized protein in vnfD 5'region-like — translated: MSQLEGSTIEEVKLCLGELLLDIAKHKGVEISTPGYPPNPSSMMRRLFEETYAKEGKELVVLVDEYDSPIVANWAKDDVELATACQKLLSGFYRQLKASHRIIRFRFMTGISYLAKMSIHSGLNDLEDIDEHHDLGAILGFTREEVTSTYSPEINVIAKELNMKEGELMDEITRYYDGYNWGDDNLPATQVYHPHSVNKFLTRKKFGYYSTGWPTLLRRVVDSVDFVRFYELLSGEVPRRSRTRDSLLSLQNPTDSQMRLLLWEFGILRRRLTSENESGVAFTNESVRQHFTEDVLFDLYGDNATATKMREMRIALVKGDIPTFAETFATVVEGIPPHVTKSKDKEGEAMREKEGFYQAIYFGVINVVGPNSSYIGSEEVLEKGVRADLVFISPHCAMIFEFKKNPKRVDEGLKQIKKQEYIEKYGKYLEKEMNEAKNSEQRKKWEKRWETWKSVPKWGIGINVIVDKVQKTVTKTTSIAEQFPFSSDL